In the Pseudomonas sp. ADAK2 genome, one interval contains:
- the mprF gene encoding bifunctional lysylphosphatidylglycerol flippase/synthetase MprF — translation MRANSSDPQDTVTATQPIKAERLRLLDLVSKYRQPLGLAVTLLLFAIALIACRHLLSELDLYALHDSILDVPKPALIGAFGATVVGFIILLGYEWSASRYAGVTLAPRTLALGGFTAFAIGNAIGLSMLSGGSVRYRLYARHGLGASDVAHMTLFASLSLGCALPPLAALATLSNLPAASAALGLSETLLGLIAAAVLLLTTVLAIGIYRRRLPEQPYPDNLLVKAGRRTLRLPGRRLTFLQLVITALDVAAAATVLYLLLPEAPPFGAFLLIYLLALAAGVLSHVPGGVGVFEAILLAAFADTLGAAPLAAALLLYRLIYVVLPLLVACVFLLINEGQRLFQSRQSLRAASGLAAPILALLVFLSGVVLLFSGATPEIDTRLEHIGFLIPHRLVDASHFGASLIGVLCLLLAQGLRRRLSAAWMLTTILLLVGALLSLLKGFDWEEACLMTLTASLLGVFRSSFYRASRLTELPFSPLYLVASLCVLAASMWLLLFAYQDVPYSHQLWWQFTLDADAPRGLRSLLGAAVLLVVVSLTWLLRTARPIIHLPTPDELDRAVKILMASAQPDGGLALTGDKALLFHPNDEAFLMYARRGRSLVALYDPIGPTQQRAEMIWQFRDLCDIHHARPVFYQVRAENLPYYMDIGLTAIKLGEEARVDLHRFDLEAKGKEMKDLRYTWNRGTRDGLSLEIHEPGHAPMDELKVISDAWLTGKNVREKGFSLGRFSDDYLKHFRVAVIRFEGRPVAFANLLETYGHDLASLDLMRAHPDAPKLTMEFMMVGLIQHYKNHGYAKFSLGMVPLSGLQPRRGAPLTQRLGSMVFRRGEQLYNFQGLRRFKDKFQPDWEPRYMAVPAGLDPLVALADTAALIAGGLTGLVKR, via the coding sequence ATGCGCGCCAACTCGTCTGATCCACAAGACACCGTAACAGCGACACAACCTATCAAGGCCGAGCGTTTGCGCCTGCTTGATCTGGTCAGCAAATACCGCCAACCCCTTGGTCTTGCGGTCACCTTGTTGTTGTTCGCTATCGCGCTGATTGCCTGTCGCCATCTATTAAGCGAACTCGATCTGTATGCGCTCCACGATTCGATCCTGGACGTGCCAAAACCGGCATTGATCGGCGCATTCGGTGCGACCGTCGTCGGTTTCATTATCTTGCTGGGCTACGAATGGTCCGCCAGCCGCTATGCCGGCGTGACCCTGGCGCCACGAACCCTGGCGCTGGGTGGCTTTACCGCCTTCGCCATCGGCAACGCTATCGGGCTGTCGATGCTGTCGGGCGGTTCGGTTCGCTATCGTTTATATGCACGTCATGGCCTGGGCGCTTCAGACGTTGCCCACATGACGCTGTTCGCCAGCCTTTCGCTCGGCTGCGCCCTGCCCCCGCTGGCGGCACTGGCGACCCTGAGCAACCTGCCCGCCGCCTCCGCCGCACTGGGCCTCTCCGAGACCTTGCTGGGCTTGATTGCCGCGGCAGTGCTGTTGCTCACCACGGTACTGGCCATCGGCATCTATCGCCGTCGCCTGCCGGAGCAGCCTTACCCGGACAACCTGCTGGTCAAGGCCGGACGCCGCACGCTGCGCCTGCCGGGCCGACGCCTGACGTTCCTGCAACTGGTCATCACCGCCCTGGACGTGGCCGCCGCCGCGACCGTGCTCTATCTGTTGCTGCCGGAAGCACCGCCCTTTGGCGCTTTCCTGCTGATTTATCTGTTGGCCCTGGCCGCCGGCGTGCTCAGCCATGTGCCCGGCGGGGTCGGGGTATTCGAAGCGATCCTGCTGGCCGCGTTCGCCGACACCCTCGGCGCCGCGCCACTGGCCGCGGCCCTGCTGCTGTATCGTCTGATTTATGTGGTGCTGCCATTATTGGTGGCCTGCGTGTTCCTGCTGATCAACGAAGGCCAGCGCCTGTTCCAGTCCCGTCAGTCACTGCGGGCGGCCTCAGGTCTGGCAGCGCCGATTCTGGCGCTGCTGGTGTTCCTGTCCGGCGTGGTGCTGCTGTTCTCCGGCGCGACGCCGGAAATTGATACGCGCCTGGAGCACATCGGCTTTCTGATTCCCCATCGCCTGGTTGACGCCTCGCACTTCGGCGCCAGCCTGATCGGCGTGCTGTGCCTGTTGCTGGCTCAGGGCCTGCGTCGTCGACTGTCGGCCGCGTGGATGCTGACCACCATTCTGTTGCTGGTCGGCGCCCTGCTCTCGCTGCTCAAGGGTTTCGACTGGGAAGAAGCCTGCCTGATGACCCTGACGGCGAGCCTGCTCGGGGTATTCCGCAGCTCGTTCTATCGCGCCAGTCGCCTGACCGAACTGCCGTTCTCGCCGCTGTATCTGGTCGCCAGCCTGTGCGTTCTCGCCGCGTCGATGTGGCTGCTGCTGTTTGCCTATCAGGACGTTCCGTACAGTCACCAACTGTGGTGGCAGTTCACCCTCGACGCCGATGCGCCGCGTGGCTTGCGTTCACTGCTGGGCGCTGCCGTATTGCTGGTGGTGGTTTCGCTGACCTGGCTGCTGCGCACCGCGCGCCCGATCATTCACCTGCCGACACCGGACGAACTGGATCGCGCGGTAAAGATCCTCATGGCTTCGGCCCAACCGGACGGTGGCCTCGCGCTGACCGGTGACAAGGCGTTGCTGTTTCACCCCAACGACGAGGCGTTCCTGATGTACGCCCGCCGTGGCCGCAGCCTGGTGGCGCTGTACGACCCGATCGGCCCGACCCAGCAACGGGCGGAGATGATCTGGCAGTTCCGCGACCTCTGCGACATCCACCACGCCCGCCCCGTGTTCTATCAAGTGCGCGCCGAGAACCTGCCGTATTACATGGACATCGGCCTGACCGCGATCAAGCTCGGCGAAGAAGCCCGGGTTGATCTGCATCGCTTTGATCTCGAAGCCAAGGGCAAAGAGATGAAAGACCTGCGCTACACCTGGAACCGCGGCACCCGTGACGGTCTATCGCTGGAGATCCACGAGCCGGGCCACGCGCCGATGGATGAGCTCAAGGTGATTTCCGATGCCTGGCTGACCGGCAAGAACGTGCGCGAGAAAGGCTTCTCCCTCGGCCGTTTCAGCGATGACTACCTCAAGCATTTCCGCGTCGCGGTGATTCGTTTTGAGGGACGCCCGGTGGCGTTCGCCAACTTGCTCGAGACCTATGGCCATGACCTGGCCAGCCTCGACCTGATGCGCGCGCACCCGGACGCCCCGAAGCTGACCATGGAGTTCATGATGGTCGGCCTGATTCAACATTATAAAAATCATGGATACGCCAAGTTCAGCCTGGGCATGGTGCCACTGTCGGGTCTACAACCCCGTCGCGGCGCGCCGCTGACCCAGCGCCTGGGCTCGATGGTCTTCCGCCGTGGTGAGCAGCTCTACAACTTCCAAGGCTTGCGCCGCTTCAAAGACAAATTCCAGCCTGACTGGGAACCCCGTTATATGGCCGTGCCCGCCGGACTCGATCCGCTGGTTGCCCTGGCCGATACTGCTGCCCTGATTGCGGGCGGCTTGACTGGATTGGTGAAACGCTGA
- a CDS encoding potassium transporter Kup, whose amino-acid sequence MGQASSQTAGGEHSAAKPIGMLVAAVGVVYGDIGTSPLYTLKEVFSGAYGVPVNHDGVLGILALIFWSLIWVVSIKYMMFVLRADNQGEGGIMALTALARRAAAGHPKLRTILVVCGLIGAALFYGDSMITPAISVLSAIEGLGLAFEGIDHWVVPLSLVVLVALFLIQRHGTARIGILFGPIMVTWFVVLGALGVYGILQHPEVLQAMNPVWGVRFFIVHPGMGVAILGAVVLALTGAEALYADMGHFGRKPIARAWFILVLPALVLNYFGQGALLLGDPEAARNPFYLLAPSWALIPLVGLSTLATVIASQAVISGAFSLTRQAIQLGYIPRMHIQHTSSAEQGQIYIGAVNWSLMVGVILLVLGFESSGALASAYGVAVTGTMLMTTILVSAVILLLWKWPPILAVPLLFGFLLVDGLYFAANVPKIIQGGAFPVIAGIVLFVLMTTWKRGKQLLVERLDEGGLPLPIFISSIRVQPPHRVQGTAVFLTARPDAVPHALLHNLLHNQVLHEQVVLLTVVYEDIPRVPASRRFEVDSYGEGFFRVILHFGFVDEPDVPQALKLCHLDDLDFSPMRTTYFLSRETVIASKLEGMARWREALFAFMLQNANGNLRFFNLPLNRVIELGTQVEM is encoded by the coding sequence ATGGGGCAGGCAAGTAGTCAGACGGCGGGCGGCGAGCATTCGGCAGCAAAACCGATCGGCATGCTGGTCGCGGCGGTCGGGGTGGTTTATGGCGATATCGGCACGAGCCCGCTGTACACCCTTAAGGAAGTGTTCTCCGGTGCCTATGGCGTACCGGTTAACCATGACGGCGTGTTGGGCATCCTGGCGCTGATCTTCTGGTCGCTGATTTGGGTTGTCTCGATCAAATACATGATGTTCGTGCTGCGCGCCGACAACCAGGGCGAAGGCGGGATCATGGCCCTGACGGCGCTGGCTCGACGGGCTGCGGCGGGGCATCCGAAGTTGCGGACCATTCTGGTGGTCTGTGGGCTGATCGGTGCGGCGCTGTTCTACGGCGACAGCATGATTACCCCGGCCATTTCCGTACTCTCGGCCATTGAGGGGCTGGGACTGGCATTCGAGGGGATCGACCATTGGGTCGTGCCGCTGTCGCTGGTGGTGCTGGTAGCGCTGTTCCTGATTCAGCGTCACGGCACCGCGCGCATCGGCATTCTGTTCGGGCCAATCATGGTGACCTGGTTTGTCGTGCTCGGTGCCCTGGGCGTCTACGGCATCCTGCAGCACCCGGAAGTGTTGCAAGCGATGAACCCGGTGTGGGGCGTGCGCTTCTTCATCGTGCACCCGGGCATGGGCGTTGCGATCCTTGGTGCGGTGGTGCTGGCGTTGACCGGCGCCGAAGCGCTGTACGCCGACATGGGCCACTTCGGCCGCAAGCCGATTGCCCGTGCCTGGTTCATCCTGGTGCTGCCGGCGCTGGTGCTGAATTACTTCGGCCAGGGTGCCTTGCTGCTGGGGGACCCGGAAGCCGCGCGTAACCCGTTCTACCTGCTGGCGCCGAGCTGGGCGTTGATCCCGCTGGTCGGCTTGTCGACCCTGGCCACGGTGATTGCCTCGCAAGCGGTGATTTCCGGTGCGTTCTCCCTGACCCGTCAGGCGATCCAGCTCGGCTATATTCCGCGGATGCACATCCAGCACACCTCCAGTGCCGAACAGGGCCAGATCTACATTGGCGCGGTGAACTGGTCGCTGATGGTCGGTGTGATTCTGCTGGTGCTGGGCTTCGAATCCTCCGGCGCCCTGGCCTCGGCCTACGGTGTCGCGGTGACGGGCACCATGCTGATGACCACCATTCTGGTGTCGGCGGTGATCCTGCTGCTGTGGAAATGGCCGCCGATCCTTGCGGTGCCGCTGTTGTTCGGTTTCCTGTTGGTAGACGGTCTGTACTTCGCCGCCAACGTGCCGAAGATCATTCAGGGCGGGGCGTTCCCGGTGATCGCCGGCATCGTGCTGTTCGTGCTGATGACCACCTGGAAACGCGGCAAGCAACTGCTGGTCGAACGCCTCGACGAAGGCGGGTTGCCGCTGCCGATCTTCATCAGCAGTATTCGCGTGCAACCGCCGCATCGCGTCCAGGGCACCGCCGTGTTCCTCACCGCGCGCCCGGACGCCGTGCCCCACGCGTTGTTGCACAACCTATTGCATAACCAGGTGCTGCACGAACAAGTGGTGCTGTTGACCGTGGTGTACGAAGACATCCCGCGGGTTCCGGCATCCCGGCGTTTCGAGGTGGATTCCTACGGCGAAGGCTTCTTCCGGGTCATCCTGCACTTCGGCTTCGTCGACGAACCGGACGTGCCGCAAGCGCTGAAGCTGTGTCATCTCGACGACCTGGACTTCAGCCCGATGCGCACCACCTACTTCCTCAGCCGCGAAACCGTCATCGCCTCCAAACTCGAAGGCATGGCCCGCTGGCGCGAGGCGTTGTTTGCGTTCATGTTGCAGAATGCCAACGGTAATTTGCGGTTCTTCAATTTGCCGCTGAACCGGGTGATTGAGTTGGGGACGCAGGTGGAGATGTAA
- a CDS encoding virulence factor family protein has protein sequence MIQRSLRYVLATLVVLALIVGGGYWYMKRPAPEPTLELLTPADGAAMTRVIPGTTPKAQVLVAVTAEQKLNDQQLKSLSRSASAQIVQVILPKDCLLQSRALQSGLRELKGPATLVSGIGPGAVLAWRWLSEQKDDKAQAVSVDLALEKPGCTHLLPKSAAHGHWLVAWNDNPDDASAGFVRDQPNAETSISDYDINLPQVLNNELRKILVGGDKAAGGLQIPVVEVPAGQAKDTVTLFLSGDGGWRDLDRDVAGEMAKIGYPVVGIDTLRYYWQHKSPEQSALDLAELMQHYRQKWGTKRFILTGYSFGADVLPAIYNRLAESEQQRVDAIILLAFARTGSFEIEVEGWLGNAGKEAATGPEMAKLPPEKVVCIYGEEEVDESGCTDKTAVGEAMKLPGGHHFDENYPALAQRLVDIIVKRQAKEEATAQE, from the coding sequence ATGATTCAACGCTCCTTGCGGTACGTACTGGCCACACTGGTAGTGCTGGCCCTGATTGTCGGTGGCGGCTACTGGTACATGAAACGCCCGGCACCCGAACCGACTCTCGAACTGCTGACCCCGGCTGATGGCGCCGCCATGACCCGGGTGATTCCCGGCACGACGCCAAAGGCTCAGGTGCTGGTGGCGGTCACTGCCGAACAGAAACTCAATGACCAGCAACTGAAATCCCTGAGCCGCAGCGCTTCGGCGCAGATCGTCCAGGTGATCCTGCCCAAAGACTGCCTGTTGCAAAGCCGTGCCCTGCAATCGGGTCTGCGCGAGCTGAAAGGCCCGGCGACCCTGGTCAGCGGCATCGGCCCTGGCGCCGTGCTGGCCTGGCGCTGGTTGTCCGAGCAGAAGGACGACAAGGCTCAGGCCGTGTCGGTAGACCTGGCCCTGGAAAAACCCGGCTGCACTCACCTGCTGCCAAAAAGCGCCGCCCACGGCCACTGGCTGGTGGCCTGGAACGACAACCCGGACGACGCCAGCGCAGGCTTCGTGCGTGATCAACCGAACGCCGAAACCAGCATCAGCGACTACGACATCAACCTGCCGCAAGTGCTGAACAACGAACTGCGCAAGATCCTCGTCGGTGGCGACAAAGCCGCGGGCGGCCTGCAAATTCCAGTGGTTGAAGTCCCGGCCGGCCAAGCCAAGGACACCGTGACCCTATTCCTCTCCGGTGACGGCGGCTGGCGCGACCTCGACCGCGACGTGGCGGGCGAGATGGCGAAGATCGGCTACCCAGTGGTCGGCATCGACACCCTGCGCTACTACTGGCAGCACAAGAGCCCGGAGCAAAGCGCCCTGGACCTCGCCGAGCTGATGCAACACTACCGCCAGAAATGGGGCACCAAGCGCTTCATCCTGACCGGTTACTCGTTCGGCGCTGACGTATTGCCAGCGATCTACAACCGCTTGGCGGAATCGGAACAGCAACGGGTCGACGCCATCATCCTGCTGGCCTTCGCCCGCACCGGCAGCTTCGAAATCGAAGTCGAAGGCTGGCTCGGCAACGCCGGCAAAGAAGCCGCCACCGGCCCGGAAATGGCCAAGCTGCCGCCGGAAAAAGTGGTGTGCATCTACGGCGAAGAAGAAGTCGACGAGAGTGGTTGCACCGACAAGACCGCTGTCGGCGAAGCCATGAAACTGCCTGGCGGCCACCACTTCGACGAGAACTACCCGGCGCTGGCACAGCGCTTGGTGGACATCATCGTCAAGCGCCAGGCCAAGGAAGAGGCGACGGCGCAGGAGTGA
- the rimO gene encoding 30S ribosomal protein S12 methylthiotransferase RimO has product MSTTPATANPKVGFVSLGCPKALVDSERILTQLRMEGYDVVSTYEDADVVVVNTCGFIDSAKAESLEVIGEAIKENGKVIVTGCMGVEEGNIRKVHPSVLAVTGPQQYEQVVNAVHDAVPPRQDHNPLIDLVPPQGIKLTPRHYAYLKISEGCNHSCSFCIIPSMRGKLVSRPVGDVLDEAQRLVKAGVKELLVISQDTSAYGVDVKYRTGFWNGAPVKTRMTELCEALSSLGVWVRLHYVYPYPHVDELIPLMAAGKILPYLDIPFQHASPKVLKAMKRPAFEDKTLARIKNWREICPDLIIRSTFIVGFPGETEEDFQYLLNWLTEAQLDRVGCFQYSPVEGAPANLLDAAIVPDDVKQDRWDRFMAHQQAISSARLQLRVGREIEVLVDEVDEQGAVGRCFFDAPEIDGNVFIDNGSNLKPGDKVWCKVTDADEYDLWAEQI; this is encoded by the coding sequence ATGTCCACCACTCCCGCCACGGCCAATCCAAAGGTTGGCTTCGTATCCCTGGGTTGCCCCAAAGCCCTGGTCGACTCCGAGCGCATCCTTACCCAGCTGCGCATGGAAGGCTATGACGTTGTGTCCACTTACGAGGACGCCGATGTCGTGGTGGTCAACACCTGCGGTTTCATCGACTCGGCCAAGGCTGAATCTTTGGAAGTGATCGGCGAAGCCATCAAGGAAAACGGCAAGGTCATCGTCACCGGCTGCATGGGCGTCGAAGAAGGCAATATTCGCAAAGTGCACCCGAGCGTGCTGGCCGTGACCGGTCCGCAGCAGTACGAGCAAGTGGTCAACGCCGTGCACGATGCCGTGCCGCCGCGCCAGGATCACAACCCGCTGATCGACCTGGTGCCGCCGCAAGGCATCAAGCTGACTCCGCGCCACTACGCGTACCTGAAGATTTCCGAAGGCTGTAACCACAGCTGCAGCTTCTGCATCATCCCGTCGATGCGCGGCAAACTGGTCAGCCGTCCGGTCGGTGACGTGCTCGACGAAGCCCAGCGCCTGGTCAAGGCCGGCGTCAAAGAGCTGTTGGTGATCTCGCAAGACACCAGCGCCTACGGCGTCGACGTGAAATACCGCACCGGTTTCTGGAACGGCGCGCCGGTGAAAACCCGCATGACCGAACTCTGCGAAGCCCTGAGTTCCCTCGGTGTCTGGGTTCGCCTGCACTACGTTTACCCGTACCCGCACGTCGACGAGCTGATCCCGCTGATGGCCGCCGGCAAGATCCTGCCGTACCTGGACATCCCGTTCCAGCACGCCAGCCCGAAAGTCCTGAAAGCCATGAAACGCCCGGCTTTCGAAGACAAGACCCTGGCGCGGATCAAGAACTGGCGCGAAATCTGCCCGGACCTGATCATTCGTTCGACCTTCATCGTCGGCTTCCCAGGCGAAACCGAAGAAGACTTCCAGTACCTGCTGAACTGGCTGACCGAAGCGCAGCTCGATCGCGTCGGCTGCTTCCAGTACTCGCCGGTTGAAGGCGCACCGGCCAACCTGCTGGACGCGGCCATCGTGCCGGACGACGTCAAGCAAGACCGTTGGGACCGTTTCATGGCGCACCAGCAAGCCATCAGCTCGGCACGCCTGCAACTGCGCGTCGGCCGTGAAATCGAAGTGCTGGTCGATGAAGTCGACGAGCAAGGCGCCGTTGGCCGCTGCTTCTTCGATGCCCCGGAAATCGACGGCAACGTATTCATCGACAACGGCAGCAACTTGAAGCCAGGCGACAAAGTCTGGTGCAAAGTGACCGACGCCGACGAATACGACCTGTGGGCTGAACAGATCTAA
- a CDS encoding proline--tRNA ligase, producing the protein MRTSQFLLATQKETPSDAVVISHQLMLRAGMIRKLASGLYTWLPMGLRVMRKVEAVVREEMNAAGSLEVLMPSTQPAELWQESGRWEEYGPELLRFKDRHGRDFCAGPTHEEVITDLMRNELSSYKQLPINVYQIQTKFRDEIRPRFGLMRGREFIMKDAYSFHADQPSLQITYDRMHQAYCNVFTRLGLKFRPVEADNGSIGGAGSHEFHVLAESGEDDIVFSNGSDYAANIEKAEAVPRETSRAAPAEELRLVDTPNAKTIAQLVEGFNLPIEKTIKTLVVHAEEKGKLIALIIRGDHELNEIKAAQQPGVASPLVMASESELRDAIGAGAGSLGPLNLPLPIIIDRSVELMSDFGIGANIDDKHYFGVNWERDLPVPTVADLRNVVAGDPSPDGKGTLEIKRGIEVGHIFQLGNKYSKAMKCEVLGENGKPVTLEMGCYGIGVSRVVAAAIEQGNDANGIIWSDTLAPFQIALVPLRYDNEQVREATDKLYAELTAAGFEVLLDDRDKKTSPGIKFADMELIGIPHRIVVSDRGLADGNLEYKSRTEAEAQALPVADVLSFLQARIRR; encoded by the coding sequence ATGCGCACCAGTCAATTTTTGCTCGCCACACAGAAAGAAACGCCTTCCGACGCGGTCGTGATCAGCCATCAGCTGATGCTGCGCGCCGGCATGATCCGCAAACTCGCCTCGGGCCTGTACACCTGGCTGCCGATGGGCTTGCGAGTAATGCGCAAGGTCGAAGCCGTCGTTCGTGAAGAAATGAACGCCGCCGGCTCGCTTGAAGTGTTGATGCCGAGCACTCAACCGGCTGAGCTGTGGCAGGAATCCGGGCGCTGGGAAGAGTACGGCCCCGAATTGCTGCGCTTCAAGGATCGTCACGGTCGCGACTTCTGCGCCGGCCCGACCCACGAAGAAGTGATCACCGACCTGATGCGCAACGAATTGAGCAGCTACAAACAGCTGCCAATCAACGTGTATCAGATCCAGACCAAATTCCGTGACGAAATCCGTCCACGCTTCGGTTTGATGCGCGGTCGCGAATTCATCATGAAGGACGCCTACTCCTTCCACGCAGACCAGCCGTCGCTGCAGATCACCTACGATCGCATGCACCAGGCGTACTGCAACGTGTTCACCCGTCTGGGCCTGAAATTCCGCCCTGTTGAAGCCGACAACGGCTCCATCGGCGGTGCCGGCTCCCACGAGTTCCACGTATTGGCCGAATCCGGCGAAGACGATATCGTGTTCAGCAACGGTTCCGACTACGCCGCGAACATCGAGAAAGCCGAAGCCGTGCCGCGCGAAACTTCCCGCGCCGCGCCGGCCGAAGAGCTGCGCCTGGTCGACACCCCGAACGCCAAGACCATCGCGCAACTGGTCGAAGGCTTCAATCTGCCGATCGAAAAAACCATCAAGACCCTCGTGGTTCACGCTGAAGAGAAAGGCAAGCTGATTGCCCTGATCATCCGTGGCGACCATGAGCTGAACGAAATCAAGGCCGCCCAACAGCCAGGCGTTGCCAGCCCGCTGGTCATGGCTTCGGAAAGCGAACTGCGTGACGCGATTGGCGCCGGTGCCGGTTCCCTCGGCCCGTTGAACCTGCCGCTGCCAATCATCATCGACCGCTCGGTCGAGCTGATGAGCGACTTCGGTATTGGCGCCAACATCGACGACAAGCACTACTTCGGCGTGAACTGGGAACGCGACCTGCCGGTTCCGACCGTGGCCGACCTGCGCAACGTCGTGGCCGGCGACCCAAGCCCGGATGGCAAGGGCACCCTGGAAATCAAGCGCGGCATCGAAGTCGGGCACATCTTCCAGCTGGGCAACAAGTACAGCAAAGCGATGAAGTGCGAAGTGCTGGGCGAGAACGGCAAGCCGGTGACCTTGGAAATGGGCTGCTATGGCATTGGCGTATCCCGCGTGGTGGCTGCGGCCATCGAGCAGGGCAACGATGCCAACGGGATTATCTGGAGCGACACTCTCGCGCCATTCCAGATCGCCCTGGTACCGCTGCGCTACGATAACGAGCAGGTTCGCGAAGCCACCGACAAGCTGTACGCAGAACTGACCGCGGCCGGTTTCGAAGTGCTGCTGGACGACCGCGACAAGAAAACCAGCCCGGGCATCAAGTTCGCGGACATGGAGCTGATCGGCATTCCACACCGGATCGTGGTCAGTGACCGCGGCCTCGCCGATGGCAATCTGGAATACAAGAGCCGCACCGAGGCCGAGGCGCAAGCCCTGCCGGTCGCTGACGTGCTGTCTTTCCTCCAGGCCCGTATCCGCCGCTGA
- the dinB gene encoding DNA polymerase IV codes for MTQRKIIHVDCDCFYAAIEMRDDPRLAGKPLAVGGSADRRGVIATCNYEARAYGVRSAMSSGHALKLCPDLTIVKPRMDAYREASKEIQTIFSDYTDLIEPLSLDEAYLDVSDSAHFGGSATRIAQDIRRRVSNQLHITVSAGVAPNKFLAKIASDWKKPNGLFVITPDQVEDFVSGLPVSKLHGVGKVTADKLGRLGIVDCSQLREWNKLALVREFGSFGERLWSLARGIDERLVHNDNRRQSISVENTYDVDLPDLVSCLDKLPELLETLAGRMARIDSSYRPGKPFVKVKFHDFTQTTLEQAGAGRDLGSYQLLLTQAFNRGGKPVRLLGVGVRLEDLRGGFEQMELFER; via the coding sequence ATGACCCAACGCAAAATCATCCACGTCGATTGCGACTGTTTCTACGCGGCTATCGAGATGCGTGATGACCCGCGCCTGGCTGGCAAGCCACTGGCAGTGGGTGGGTCGGCGGACCGGCGTGGGGTGATTGCCACCTGTAATTATGAAGCGCGGGCCTACGGCGTGCGTTCGGCGATGTCTTCCGGGCATGCCTTGAAGCTGTGTCCGGACCTGACCATCGTCAAGCCGCGGATGGACGCCTATAGGGAAGCGTCGAAGGAAATTCAGACGATTTTCAGCGATTACACCGACCTGATCGAGCCACTTTCCCTCGATGAGGCCTATCTGGACGTGTCGGACAGCGCGCATTTTGGCGGCAGCGCCACGCGCATTGCCCAGGATATCCGCCGTCGCGTGTCCAATCAGTTGCACATCACGGTCTCGGCGGGTGTGGCGCCGAACAAGTTTCTGGCCAAGATCGCCAGTGACTGGAAGAAGCCCAACGGCTTGTTCGTCATCACCCCGGACCAGGTGGAAGACTTCGTCAGCGGATTGCCGGTGAGCAAGCTGCACGGCGTGGGCAAGGTCACCGCCGACAAGCTCGGCAGGCTCGGCATCGTTGATTGTTCGCAACTGCGCGAGTGGAACAAGTTGGCGCTGGTGCGTGAATTCGGCAGTTTCGGTGAGCGACTCTGGAGCCTGGCCCGTGGGATCGATGAGCGGCTGGTGCACAACGACAACCGTCGGCAATCCATCAGTGTCGAAAATACCTACGACGTCGATCTGCCGGATCTGGTGAGTTGCCTGGATAAACTGCCTGAATTACTGGAAACCCTCGCCGGGCGCATGGCGCGGATCGACAGCAGCTATCGGCCGGGCAAGCCGTTCGTCAAAGTGAAATTCCATGACTTCACTCAAACCACGCTGGAACAGGCCGGGGCCGGGCGGGATCTGGGGAGTTATCAGTTGTTGTTGACCCAGGCGTTCAATCGCGGCGGTAAACCGGTGCGGTTGTTGGGGGTCGGGGTGCGGCTGGAGGATTTGCGGGGCGGGTTTGAGCAGATGGAGTTGTTTGAGCGATAG
- a CDS encoding GNAT family N-acetyltransferase, translating to MRHHSVIHTPKQSDYEELTRVWEASVRATHDFLPDSYIDLLKNLVLTRYLDAVMLICTKDPRQRITGFAGVAAGKIEMLFIDPAHRGQGLGKQLLRYALEHLHADELDVNEQNPQALGFYFKQGFEVIGRSEHDGMGQPYPLLHMRMKQANQRARRG from the coding sequence ATGCGCCACCATTCAGTCATCCACACACCGAAACAGAGTGATTACGAAGAACTCACCCGGGTCTGGGAGGCTTCGGTGCGCGCCACCCATGACTTTCTGCCGGACAGCTACATCGACCTGCTAAAGAACCTGGTGCTGACCCGCTACCTCGACGCGGTGATGCTGATCTGCACCAAAGACCCGCGCCAGCGCATTACCGGATTTGCCGGCGTGGCGGCGGGCAAGATCGAAATGCTCTTTATCGACCCGGCCCATCGCGGCCAGGGCCTGGGCAAACAGTTGCTGCGCTATGCCCTGGAACACCTGCACGCCGATGAGCTGGACGTCAACGAACAGAACCCGCAGGCGCTGGGGTTTTACTTCAAACAGGGGTTCGAGGTGATCGGTCGTTCCGAGCATGACGGCATGGGTCAGCCTTATCCGCTGCTGCACATGCGCATGAAACAGGCGAATCAGCGCGCTCGACGCGGCTAA